Proteins from one Escherichia coli genomic window:
- the ygfM gene encoding molybdopterin-dependent oxidoreductase FAD-binding subunit, whose protein sequence is MIEQFFRPDSVEQALELKRRYQDEAVWFAGGSKLNATPTRTDKKIAISLQDLELDWVDWDNGALRIGAMSRLQTLRDARFIPAALREALGFVYSRHIRNQSTIGGEIAARQEESVLLPVLLALDAELVFGNGETLSIEEYLACPCDRLLTEIIIKDPYRTCATRKISRSQAGLTVVTAAVALTDHDGMRIALDGVASKALRLHDVEKQNLEGDALEQAVANAIFPQEDLRGSVAYKRYITGVLVADLYADCQQAGEEAV, encoded by the coding sequence ATGATTGAACAATTTTTCAGGCCCGACTCTGTCGAACAGGCGCTGGAACTGAAGCGCCGCTACCAGGATGAAGCCGTCTGGTTCGCCGGAGGCAGTAAACTCAACGCCACACCAACCCGTACCGATAAAAAGATTGCCATATCCTTACAGGATCTGGAACTGGACTGGGTTGACTGGGATAACGGTGCATTGCGGATTGGCGCGATGTCTCGCTTGCAAACACTGCGTGATGCACGGTTTATTCCTGCAGCACTGCGTGAGGCCCTCGGCTTTGTCTACTCTCGCCATATTCGTAATCAGTCGACCATTGGTGGTGAAATCGCCGCCCGGCAGGAAGAGTCGGTGCTGCTTCCCGTCCTGCTGGCACTGGATGCCGAACTGGTTTTTGGCAACGGTGAAACTCTGTCAATTGAGGAGTACCTGGCCTGCCCATGCGATCGCCTGCTAACCGAAATCATCATTAAAGATCCGTATCGCACCTGTGCGACTCGCAAAATTAGCCGTTCTCAGGCTGGGTTAACGGTAGTAACGGCAGCCGTTGCGTTAACCGATCACGACGGTATGCGAATTGCGTTGGATGGCGTGGCCAGTAAAGCACTGCGTCTGCACGATGTTGAAAAACAAAACCTGGAAGGCGATGCCCTTGAACAGGCTGTCGCCAACGCCATTTTCCCGCAGGAAGATTTGCGGGGCAGCGTGGCCTATAAACGCTATATCACGGGAGTTCTGGTAGCCGACCTTTATGCCGACTGCCAACAGGCTGGGGAGGAAGCCGTATGA
- the ssnA gene encoding putative aminohydrolase SsnA, translating into MLILKNVTAVQLHPAKVQEGVDIVIENDVIVAIGDALTQRYPDASYKEMHGRIVMPGIVCSHNHFYSGLSRGIMANIAPCPDFISTLKNLWWRLDRALDEESLYYSGLICSLEAIKSGCTSVIDHHASPAYIGGSLSTLRNAFLKVGLRAMTCFETTDRNNGIKELQEGVEENIRFARQIDEAKKAATEPYLVEAHIGAHAPFTVPDAGLEMLREAVKATGRGLHIHAAEDLYDVSHSHHWYGKDLLARLAQFDLIDSKTLVAHGLYLSKDDIALLNQRDAFLVHNARSNMNNHVGYNHHLSDIRNLALGTDGIGSDMFEEMKFAFFKHRDAGGPLWPDSFAKALANGNELMSRNFGAKFGLLEAGYKADLTICDYNSPTPLLADNIAGHIAFGMGSGSVHSVMVNGMMVYEDRQFNFDCDSIYAQARKAAASMWRRMDALA; encoded by the coding sequence ATGTTGATTCTGAAGAATGTCACTGCAGTGCAGTTACACCCCGCGAAAGTGCAGGAAGGCGTTGATATCGTCATCGAAAATGATGTGATTGTCGCTATAGGCGATGCTCTGACGCAACGCTACCCCGATGCCAGCTACAAAGAGATGCATGGTCGGATTGTGATGCCGGGAATTGTCTGCTCGCATAACCATTTTTACTCGGGACTTTCCCGCGGAATTATGGCAAACATCGCCCCCTGCCCGGATTTCATCTCAACGCTGAAAAATCTCTGGTGGCGGCTCGATCGCGCCCTTGATGAAGAGTCGCTCTATTACAGCGGACTGATTTGTTCCCTGGAAGCGATTAAGAGCGGATGTACATCTGTTATCGATCACCATGCCTCTCCGGCGTATATCGGCGGGTCGCTCTCCACATTGCGCAACGCATTTTTAAAAGTTGGCCTGCGTGCGATGACCTGTTTTGAAACCACTGACCGTAACAACGGCATCAAAGAGTTACAGGAAGGTGTAGAAGAAAACATCCGCTTCGCCCGTCAGATTGATGAGGCGAAGAAAGCAGCAACCGAGCCGTATCTGGTGGAAGCACATATCGGTGCTCACGCGCCGTTTACCGTGCCGGATGCCGGTCTGGAGATGCTGCGTGAAGCCGTGAAAGCCACAGGCCGTGGTTTACATATTCACGCTGCGGAAGACCTTTACGATGTTTCCCATAGTCATCACTGGTACGGCAAAGATCTGCTGGCACGATTAGCGCAATTCGATCTCATCGACAGCAAAACGCTGGTCGCTCATGGGCTTTATCTGTCTAAAGACGACATCGCGTTGCTCAATCAGCGTGATGCATTCCTGGTGCATAACGCCCGTTCAAACATGAACAACCATGTCGGCTACAACCATCACCTTAGCGACATCCGCAATCTGGCGTTGGGAACGGACGGAATTGGTTCGGACATGTTTGAAGAGATGAAATTTGCCTTCTTTAAACATCGCGATGCGGGTGGTCCGCTGTGGCCTGACAGTTTTGCCAAAGCACTGGCTAACGGCAACGAACTGATGAGCCGCAATTTTGGCGCGAAATTTGGCCTTCTGGAAGCCGGTTACAAAGCCGATTTAACCATTTGCGATTACAACTCGCCGACGCCGCTGCTGGCAGACAATATCGCCGGGCATATCGCTTTCGGTATGGGCTCAGGCAGCGTTCATAGCGTGATGGTCAATGGCATGATGGTCTATGAAGACCGTCAGTTTAACTTCGATTGCGATTCCATTTATGCGCAAGCCAGAAAAGCCGCTGCCAGTATGTGGCGTCGGATGGATGCGCTGGCATAA
- the ygfK gene encoding putative selenate reductase subunit YgfK, which yields MGDIMRPIPFEELLTRIFDEYQQQRSIFGIPEQQFYSPAKGKTVSVFGETCATPVGPAAGPHTQLAQNIVTSWLTGGRFIELKTVQILDRLELEKPCIDAEDECFNTEWSTEFTLLKAWDEYLKAWFALHLLEAMFQPSDSGKSFIFNMSVGYNLEGIKQPPMQQFIDNMMDASDHPKFAQYRDTLNKLLQDDAFLARHGLQEKRECLQALPARIPTSMVQGVTLSTMHGCPPHEIEAICRYMLEEKGLNTFVKLNPTLLGYARVREILDVCGFGYIGLKEESFDHDLKLTQALEMLERLMVLAKEKSLGFGVKLTNTLGTINNKGALPGEEMYMSGRALFPLSINVAAVLSRAFDGKLPISYSGGASQLTIRDIFDTGIRPITMATDLLKPGGYLRLSACMRELEGSDAWGLDHVDVERLNKLAADALTMEYTQKHWKPEERIEVAEDLPLTDCYVAPCVTACAIKQDIPEYIRLLGEHRYADALELIYQRNALPAITGHICDHQCQYNCTRLDYDSALNIRELKKVALEKGWDEYKQRWHKPAGSGSRHPVAVIGAGPAGLAAGYFLARAGHPVTLFEREANAGGVVKNIIPQFRIPAELIQHDINFVAAHGVKFEYGCSPDLTVEQLKNQGFHYVLIATGTDKNSGVKLAGDNQNVWKSLPFLREYNKGTTLKLGKHVVVVGAGNTAMDCARAALRVPGVEKATVVYRRSLQEMPAWREEYEEALHDGVEFRFLNNPERFDADGTLTLRVMSLGEPDEKGRRRPVETNETVTLHVDSLITAIGEQQDTEALNAMGVPLDKNGWPDVDHNGETRLTDVFMIGDVQRGPSSIVAAVGTARRATDAILSRENIRSHQNDKYWNNVNPAEIYQRKGDISITLVDSDDRDAFVAQEAARCLECNYVCSKCVDVCPNRANVSIAVPGFQNRFQTLHLDAYCNECGNCAQFCPWNGKPYKDKITVFSLSQDFDNSSNPGFLVEDCQVRIRLNNQSWVLNIDSEGQFNNVPPELNDMCRIISHVHQHHHYLLGRVEV from the coding sequence ATGGGGGATATTATGCGTCCCATTCCGTTTGAGGAACTTTTGACGCGCATATTTGATGAATACCAACAACAACGCTCAATCTTTGGTATTCCCGAGCAACAGTTTTACTCACCCGCAAAAGGTAAAACTGTTAGCGTCTTCGGTGAAACCTGTGCCACTCCCGTCGGCCCTGCCGCTGGTCCGCACACGCAGCTCGCGCAAAATATTGTCACATCCTGGCTGACTGGCGGACGCTTCATCGAACTAAAAACTGTCCAAATTCTTGACCGCCTGGAACTGGAAAAGCCCTGTATCGACGCTGAAGACGAGTGCTTTAACACCGAATGGTCTACCGAATTTACCCTGCTTAAAGCCTGGGATGAATACCTCAAAGCCTGGTTTGCCCTGCACCTTCTCGAAGCGATGTTCCAGCCTTCTGATTCCGGTAAATCGTTCATCTTTAATATGAGCGTCGGTTACAACCTCGAAGGTATTAAGCAACCGCCGATGCAACAGTTCATCGACAATATGATGGACGCATCTGACCATCCGAAATTCGCTCAATATCGCGATACGCTGAATAAATTACTCCAGGATGACGCATTTTTAGCCCGCCACGGCTTACAGGAAAAACGCGAATGCTTGCAGGCCTTACCCGCTCGCATCCCCACTAGCATGGTGCAGGGCGTTACCCTCTCCACGATGCACGGCTGTCCTCCGCATGAAATCGAAGCCATTTGCCGCTACATGCTGGAAGAAAAAGGGCTCAATACCTTTGTGAAACTCAACCCGACCTTACTGGGGTACGCGCGTGTTCGTGAGATCCTCGATGTCTGCGGTTTCGGTTACATAGGCTTAAAAGAAGAGTCATTTGATCACGACCTCAAGCTGACGCAAGCGCTGGAAATGCTGGAACGCCTGATGGTACTGGCAAAAGAAAAATCACTCGGCTTTGGCGTAAAACTGACTAACACTCTCGGCACCATCAACAATAAAGGCGCACTGCCTGGTGAAGAGATGTATATGTCAGGCCGTGCGCTGTTCCCGCTCTCCATCAATGTTGCAGCAGTTCTCTCTCGCGCCTTTGACGGCAAACTGCCCATTTCTTATTCCGGTGGTGCCAGTCAGCTGACTATCCGCGATATTTTTGATACTGGTATTCGCCCTATTACTATGGCAACCGACCTGCTGAAACCTGGCGGCTATCTGCGCTTAAGTGCCTGCATGCGCGAGCTGGAAGGCTCCGACGCCTGGGGGCTTGACCATGTTGACGTCGAACGACTGAACAAACTGGCAGCAGACGCGTTAACCATGGAATACACTCAGAAACACTGGAAGCCAGAAGAGCGTATTGAAGTGGCAGAAGACCTGCCGCTGACCGACTGCTACGTTGCACCGTGCGTTACTGCTTGCGCCATTAAACAGGATATTCCGGAATACATCCGTCTGCTTGGCGAACACCGCTATGCCGACGCACTGGAACTCATCTACCAACGCAACGCCCTGCCCGCCATTACCGGTCATATTTGCGATCACCAGTGCCAATACAACTGTACCCGCCTGGATTACGACAGTGCGCTGAATATCCGCGAACTGAAAAAAGTCGCGCTGGAAAAAGGTTGGGATGAATATAAGCAACGCTGGCACAAACCAGCCGGTTCTGGTTCACGCCATCCGGTTGCCGTGATTGGTGCAGGTCCGGCGGGTCTGGCAGCAGGTTACTTCCTTGCCAGAGCGGGCCATCCGGTTACGCTGTTTGAACGCGAAGCCAATGCGGGCGGCGTGGTGAAAAATATCATTCCTCAGTTCCGTATTCCTGCAGAGTTAATTCAGCACGATATCAATTTTGTTGCCGCTCACGGCGTGAAATTTGAGTATGGCTGCTCACCCGATCTGACCGTTGAACAGTTAAAAAATCAGGGCTTCCACTATGTTCTGATTGCCACCGGCACTGATAAAAATAGCGGTGTGAAATTGGCGGGCGACAACCAAAATGTGTGGAAATCACTCCCCTTCCTGCGTGAATACAACAAAGGCACTACGCTCAAGCTGGGCAAGCATGTGGTCGTTGTCGGGGCGGGTAACACCGCAATGGACTGCGCTCGTGCGGCGTTACGCGTTCCAGGCGTAGAAAAAGCAACGGTCGTTTATCGTCGTTCACTGCAAGAGATGCCCGCATGGCGCGAAGAGTATGAAGAAGCGTTGCACGACGGCGTGGAGTTCCGTTTCCTGAATAATCCGGAACGTTTCGATGCTGATGGCACCTTAACCTTGCGCGTTATGTCGCTTGGCGAACCTGATGAGAAAGGTCGTCGCCGTCCGGTTGAAACCAACGAAACAGTAACACTGCATGTAGACAGCCTGATCACCGCCATTGGCGAACAGCAGGATACTGAAGCCCTGAATGCGATGGGCGTGCCGCTGGACAAAAATGGCTGGCCAGACGTCGACCATAATGGCGAAACTCGTCTGACTGACGTCTTTATGATCGGCGACGTACAGCGCGGACCGTCCTCTATCGTTGCAGCTGTCGGAACTGCGCGTCGGGCGACCGATGCCATCCTGAGTCGGGAAAATATCCGTTCCCACCAGAACGATAAATATTGGAACAACGTTAATCCGGCGGAAATCTATCAACGCAAAGGCGATATCTCTATCACCCTGGTGGATAGCGACGATCGTGACGCGTTTGTCGCCCAGGAAGCCGCACGCTGCCTTGAATGTAACTACGTTTGCAGCAAGTGTGTGGATGTCTGCCCTAACCGCGCCAATGTCTCAATTGCGGTCCCTGGATTCCAGAACCGTTTCCAGACGCTGCACCTCGACGCTTACTGTAACGAATGCGGCAACTGCGCCCAGTTCTGCCCGTGGAACGGTAAACCATATAAAGACAAAATCACCGTATTCAGCCTGTCGCAAGACTTTGATAACAGCAGCAACCCAGGCTTCCTTGTGGAAGATTGCCAGGTACGCATACGTCTGAATAACCAAAGCTGGGTGTTAAACATCGACAGCGAAGGTCAGTTCAACAACGTACCACCGGAGCTGAACGATATGTGCCGCATCATTAGCCATGTCCACCAGCATCATCATTATCTGCTGGGCCGCGTGGAGGTGTAA
- the mocA gene encoding molybdenum cofactor cytidylyltransferase: MSAIDCIITAAGLSSRMGQWKMMLPWQQGTILDASIKNALQFCSRIILVTGYRGNELHERYANQSNITIIHNPNYAQGLLTSVKAAVPAVQTEHCFLTHGDMPTLTIDIFRKIWLLRNDGAILPLHKGIPGHPILVSKPCLMQATQRPNVTNMRQALLMGEHYSVEIENAEIILDIDTPDDFITAQKRYTEI, encoded by the coding sequence ATGTCAGCCATCGACTGTATAATTACCGCTGCCGGATTATCATCAAGAATGGGGCAATGGAAAATGATGTTACCCTGGCAACAGGGAACAATTCTTGATGCAAGTATCAAAAATGCGTTGCAGTTTTGTAGCCGAATTATTTTAGTCACCGGCTATCGTGGTAATGAACTGCACGAACGTTATGCGAACCAGAGTAATATCACTATTATCCACAACCCAAATTATGCGCAGGGTTTACTGACATCAGTAAAGGCCGCAGTACCCGCGGTGCAAACCGAACATTGTTTTCTCACCCACGGTGACATGCCAACCCTCACCATCGATATTTTTAGAAAAATCTGGTTGTTACGTAATGATGGCGCAATACTGCCACTCCATAAAGGTATCCCCGGCCATCCGATTTTAGTGTCAAAGCCATGCCTGATGCAGGCAACCCAGCGACCCAATGTCACCAATATGCGTCAGGCACTCCTTATGGGAGAACATTATTCCGTCGAAATAGAAAATGCAGAAATAATTTTAGATATTGATACTCCGGACGACTTTATTACAGCGCAAAAAAGGTATACTGAAATTTAG
- the yqeC gene encoding selenium cofactor biosynthesis protein YqeC, whose amino-acid sequence MKSIVDPSALFIDLGAQKRPTVISVVGAGGKTSLLFWLAELLQASGRRVLITTTTHMFMPTSHWPVVFCRDPAMLPHASLTSPISFCFHSWKANQGKAQGFPPEAIDALVQRPECDVILIEADGSRGMPLKAPDEHEPCIPKSSCCVIAVMGGHILGAKVSTENVHRWSQFADITGLTPDATLQLSDLVALVRHPQGAFKNVPQGCRRVWFINRFSQCENAIAQSELLQPLQQHDVEAIWLGDIQEHPAIARRFVN is encoded by the coding sequence GTGAAAAGTATAGTTGACCCATCGGCATTATTCATTGATTTAGGCGCGCAGAAACGCCCCACTGTGATTTCTGTTGTTGGGGCTGGGGGGAAAACCAGCTTGCTTTTTTGGCTGGCAGAACTGCTCCAGGCTAGCGGCAGGCGTGTGTTAATCACTACGACGACACATATGTTTATGCCAACGTCTCACTGGCCCGTGGTTTTCTGTCGTGATCCCGCCATGCTTCCTCATGCGTCTCTTACATCCCCCATTTCATTTTGTTTTCACAGCTGGAAAGCGAACCAGGGAAAAGCGCAGGGATTTCCGCCAGAAGCGATTGATGCACTGGTGCAACGACCAGAGTGTGACGTAATTCTCATTGAGGCAGATGGCTCGCGTGGAATGCCGTTAAAAGCGCCTGATGAGCACGAACCTTGCATACCCAAAAGCAGTTGCTGCGTGATTGCTGTGATGGGAGGACATATTTTGGGTGCGAAAGTGAGCACAGAAAATGTCCATCGCTGGTCGCAGTTTGCTGATATTACCGGGTTAACACCTGATGCAACCTTGCAACTGAGCGATCTCGTTGCGCTGGTTCGCCACCCTCAGGGCGCATTTAAAAACGTACCGCAAGGTTGTCGGCGAGTCTGGTTCATTAACCGTTTTTCTCAATGTGAGAATGCGATTGCGCAAAGCGAGCTCCTTCAACCGCTGCAACAACACGACGTAGAGGCAATCTGGCTGGGCGATATACAAGAACATCCTGCAATCGCGCGCAGATTTGTGAATTAG
- the yqeB gene encoding selenium-dependent molybdenum cofactor biosynthesis protein YqeB, which yields MNIFTEAAKLEEQNCPFAMAQIVDSRGSTPRHSAQMLVRADGSIVGTIGGGMVERKVIEESLQALQERKPRLFHGRMARNGVDAVGSDCGGAMSVFISVHGMRPRLVLIGAGHVNRAIAQSAALLGFDIAVADIYRESLNPELFPPSTTLLHAESFGAAVEALDIRPDNFVLIATNNQDREALDKLIEQPIAWLGLLASRRKVQLFLRQLREKGVAEEHIARLHAPVGYNIGAETPQEIAISVLAEILQVKNNAPGGLMMKPSHPSGHQLVVIRGAGDIASGVALRLYHAGFKVIMLEVEKPTVIRCTVAFAQAVFDGEMTVEGVTARLATSSAEAMKLTERGFIPVMVDPACSLLDELKPLCVVDAILAKQNLGTRADMAPVTIALGPGFTAGKDCHAVIETNRGHWLGQVIYSGCAQENTGVPGNIMGHTTRRVIRAPAAGIMRSNVKLGDLVKEGDVIAWIGEHEIKAPLTGMVRGLLNDGLAVVGGFKIGDIDPRGETADFTSVSDKARAIGGGVLEALMMLMHQGVKATKEVLEVA from the coding sequence ATGAATATTTTCACAGAGGCTGCAAAACTTGAAGAGCAAAATTGTCCGTTTGCGATGGCGCAAATTGTTGATAGCCGAGGCTCGACTCCCCGCCATTCTGCACAAATGTTAGTGCGCGCCGATGGTTCTATCGTCGGTACAATTGGTGGTGGAATGGTTGAGCGGAAGGTGATTGAAGAGTCGCTTCAGGCATTGCAGGAACGTAAGCCGCGATTATTCCATGGACGTATGGCTCGTAACGGTGTGGATGCTGTCGGGTCAGATTGTGGAGGTGCAATGTCCGTGTTTATCAGCGTCCATGGTATGCGTCCTCGTCTGGTGTTGATTGGCGCGGGGCATGTCAACCGGGCGATAGCCCAGAGTGCGGCGCTATTAGGATTTGATATTGCCGTTGCCGATATTTATCGCGAAAGCCTTAATCCTGAATTATTCCCACCATCAACCACGCTTCTCCATGCTGAGTCGTTTGGTGCGGCAGTGGAAGCACTGGATATTCGCCCTGATAATTTTGTCCTGATTGCCACGAATAATCAGGATCGTGAAGCCCTCGACAAACTCATTGAACAGCCCATTGCTTGGCTGGGGTTGCTGGCAAGTCGCCGCAAGGTTCAGCTTTTCCTACGTCAATTGCGTGAGAAAGGCGTGGCTGAAGAACATATTGCCCGTTTACATGCGCCCGTTGGTTACAACATTGGTGCGGAAACGCCGCAGGAGATCGCCATCAGCGTGCTGGCAGAAATATTACAGGTGAAAAATAACGCGCCGGGTGGGCTGATGATGAAACCTTCTCATCCTTCCGGACACCAGCTGGTGGTGATTCGCGGTGCGGGGGATATCGCCAGTGGTGTGGCGCTACGTCTGTATCATGCGGGTTTTAAAGTGATCATGCTGGAAGTGGAAAAACCGACAGTGATTCGTTGTACCGTGGCGTTTGCCCAGGCCGTGTTCGATGGCGAAATGACGGTCGAAGGCGTCACTGCCCGCCTGGCAACCAGCTCTGCGGAAGCGATGAAACTTACCGAACGCGGATTCATCCCTGTGATGGTAGATCCCGCCTGTTCATTGCTTGATGAACTGAAACCGCTTTGCGTGGTGGACGCTATTCTGGCGAAACAGAATTTGGGTACGCGGGCAGATATGGCACCAGTAACAATCGCGCTTGGGCCGGGCTTTACTGCTGGGAAGGATTGCCATGCGGTAATTGAAACAAATCGCGGGCACTGGCTCGGTCAGGTGATTTACTCTGGTTGTGCGCAGGAGAATACCGGTGTTCCCGGCAATATTATGGGGCATACCACCCGACGGGTGATCCGTGCTCCTGCTGCAGGCATTATGCGATCCAACGTGAAATTAGGCGATCTGGTGAAAGAGGGCGATGTGATTGCCTGGATTGGTGAGCATGAAATTAAAGCACCGTTGACGGGGATGGTGCGTGGCTTGTTGAACGACGGACTGGCGGTGGTCGGTGGTTTTAAAATTGGTGATATCGATCCACGTGGTGAAACGGCTGATTTCACCAGCGTTTCTGATAAAGCCCGGGCAATTGGCGGCGGCGTACTTGAGGCGTTAATGATGTTGATGCATCAGGGCGTTAAAGCGACAAAAGAAGTGCTGGAAGTGGCTTAA
- the arcC gene encoding carbamate kinase — protein sequence MSKKIVLALGGNALGDDLAGQMKAVKITSQAIVDLIAQGHEVIVTHGNGPQVGMINQAFEAAAKTEAHSPMLPMSVCVALSQGYIGYDLQNALREELLSRGINKPVATLVTQVEVDANDPAFLNPTKPIGSFFTEQEAEQLTKQGYTLKEDAGRGYRRVVASPKPVDIIEKETVKALVDAGQVVITVGGGGIPVIREGNHLRGASAVIDKDWASARLAEMIDADMLIILTAVEKVAINFGKENEQWLDRLSLSDAERFIEEGHFAKGSMLPKVEAAASFARSRAGREALITVLSKAKEGIEGKTGTVICQ from the coding sequence ATGAGTAAGAAAATTGTTCTCGCCCTGGGCGGGAATGCGCTGGGCGACGATCTAGCCGGACAAATGAAAGCGGTAAAAATTACGTCTCAGGCAATTGTTGATTTAATTGCCCAGGGACATGAGGTCATCGTCACTCATGGTAACGGGCCGCAGGTAGGCATGATTAACCAGGCCTTTGAAGCCGCGGCAAAAACTGAAGCGCACTCGCCAATGCTGCCGATGTCCGTCTGTGTTGCCTTAAGCCAGGGTTATATTGGTTACGATCTACAAAACGCCTTAAGAGAAGAACTGCTTTCTCGTGGCATTAATAAACCTGTAGCAACGCTGGTTACCCAGGTCGAAGTCGACGCTAACGATCCGGCATTCCTCAACCCGACCAAGCCGATCGGTTCGTTCTTTACCGAGCAGGAAGCAGAGCAACTGACAAAACAGGGTTACACTCTGAAAGAAGATGCTGGTCGCGGCTATCGCCGTGTTGTTGCCTCGCCAAAACCGGTTGATATCATTGAAAAAGAAACGGTTAAAGCTCTGGTAGATGCAGGCCAGGTAGTGATCACCGTTGGCGGTGGTGGTATTCCTGTTATTCGTGAAGGTAACCATCTGCGTGGTGCCAGCGCGGTTATTGATAAAGACTGGGCCAGCGCCCGTTTAGCAGAAATGATTGATGCCGATATGCTGATCATTCTGACTGCGGTAGAAAAAGTGGCCATTAACTTCGGTAAAGAGAACGAACAGTGGCTCGATCGCCTGTCATTAAGTGATGCTGAACGCTTTATCGAAGAAGGTCATTTTGCGAAAGGTTCTATGCTGCCTAAAGTGGAAGCAGCCGCCTCGTTTGCTCGCTCTCGCGCTGGACGCGAAGCACTGATTACCGTATTGAGCAAAGCGAAAGAAGGGATTGAAGGCAAAACCGGAACGGTGATTTGTCAGTAA
- the hyuA gene encoding D-phenylhydantoinase, with protein MRVLIKNGTIVNADGQAKQDLLIESGIVRQLGTDISPQLPYEEIDATGCYVFPGGVDVHTHFNIDVGIARSCDDFFTGTRAAACGGTTTIIDHMGFGPNGCRLRHQLEVYRGYAAHKAVIDYSFHGVIQHINHAILDEIPMMVEEGLSSFKLYLTYQYKLNDDEVLQALRRLHESGALTTVHPENDAAIASKRAEFIAAGLTAPRYHALSRPLECEAEAIARMINLAQIAGNAPLYIVHLSNGLGLDYLRLARANHQPVWVETCPQYLLLDERSYDTEDGMKFILSPPLRNVREQDKLWCGISDGAIDVVATDHCTFSMAQRLQISKGDFSRCPNGLPGVENRMQLLFSSGVMTGRITPERFVELTSAMPARLFGLWPQKGLLAPGSDGDVVIIDPRQSQQIQHRHLHDNADYSPWEGFTCQGAIVRTLSRGETIFCDGTFTGKAGRGRFLRRKPFVPPVL; from the coding sequence ATGCGCGTATTGATCAAAAACGGCACTATCGTTAACGCAGATGGACAAGCCAAACAGGATTTGCTGATTGAAAGCGGGATTGTTCGCCAGTTGGGCACCGATATTTCGCCGCAGCTCCCTTATGAAGAAATTGATGCTACTGGCTGTTACGTTTTCCCTGGCGGCGTAGATGTCCATACACACTTCAATATTGATGTCGGCATCGCGCGCAGTTGTGATGATTTTTTTACCGGTACCCGCGCAGCTGCGTGTGGCGGTACAACAACCATTATTGACCATATGGGATTTGGACCAAATGGCTGCCGATTACGCCATCAACTGGAAGTTTATCGTGGTTATGCCGCCCATAAAGCGGTTATTGACTACAGCTTTCACGGTGTTATCCAGCACATTAATCACGCCATCCTCGACGAAATTCCGATGATGGTCGAAGAAGGGCTGAGCAGTTTTAAACTCTATTTAACCTATCAATATAAACTCAACGATGATGAAGTGTTGCAGGCATTACGCCGCTTGCATGAGTCTGGCGCACTGACCACCGTGCACCCGGAAAATGACGCGGCTATCGCCAGCAAGCGGGCGGAGTTTATTGCCGCAGGGTTAACCGCGCCGCGCTATCACGCCTTGAGTCGCCCTCTGGAATGCGAAGCGGAAGCCATCGCCCGCATGATTAACCTGGCACAAATTGCCGGTAACGCCCCGCTCTATATCGTCCACCTCTCTAACGGCTTAGGTCTGGATTATCTGCGTCTTGCCCGAGCGAATCACCAGCCAGTCTGGGTTGAAACCTGCCCGCAATATCTCCTGCTGGACGAACGCAGTTACGATACAGAAGACGGCATGAAGTTCATTCTTAGCCCACCACTGCGTAACGTGCGTGAGCAGGACAAACTGTGGTGTGGCATCAGCGATGGTGCGATTGACGTGGTGGCGACCGATCACTGCACCTTCTCGATGGCTCAACGCCTGCAAATTTCTAAAGGCGATTTCAGCCGCTGCCCAAATGGCTTGCCCGGTGTGGAAAACCGCATGCAGTTGCTGTTCTCCAGTGGCGTGATGACGGGACGTATCACACCGGAGCGTTTTGTTGAATTGACCAGTGCGATGCCCGCCAGGCTATTTGGCCTGTGGCCACAAAAAGGATTATTAGCGCCCGGCTCAGATGGTGATGTGGTAATTATCGACCCACGTCAGAGTCAACAAATTCAACACCGCCATCTCCACGACAACGCCGACTACTCGCCCTGGGAGGGGTTTACCTGTCAGGGCGCGATTGTCAGAACATTATCCCGTGGTGAAACGATTTTCTGTGACGGCACCTTTACAGGCAAAGCCGGGCGAGGTCGTTTCCTGCGACGCAAACCGTTTGTCCCTCCCGTGCTCTAA